Within Paeniglutamicibacter psychrophenolicus, the genomic segment GCCTTGCCGATTCCGGAACCGGCCCCGGTGACCAAGATGGTTCGAGCGGCGGGTGTGGCAAGTTCCTTGGGTGCGGTCAACGGGATCATCCTTTGGAAATAAAGCTGTCGTTTTGGGTGGTTGCGGGCAGGGATCTGCCCGTGGGAGGACTTTGGTTCCCAGACTACCGAAGCCGCAGCCGAGGTGGCTGGATGGTGGAAACCATGCGCAACGGTGTCGGCTCTTCGGGGTATTTCGGGGACATGCCAACGGTGGGATTCCGTGGCTGTGCCTGGAATCCCACCGTGGTGTTCATGCTGCCTGGAGGTCGCGCGTCGGCGCTCGCGGGGACCGGAGCGACCGCTCGGACTGCCTCGGCCGGGGCCGGCGGCTAGCTGCGTGCGGTGCGGAAGCGCGACCAGAAACCGATGCGCGCCTTGGAGCCTCGCGGACCGCGGCTCATGTCGGGGTCGAGTCCACCGATGGGGTGGAACATTCCTGTACTTAGCGCCGTCGAGAGCTCCGGAACGACGTGCGGGATTTTCTCGCTGATTGCTTCAACGATGGGCTGGGTGATTTTCATGCGTTCCTCCTCTAAGCGGCGAGATTCCAAGATATGGAATCTTAATATTGCTTGGTGAAATTAAGTATGTAGGTGATTCGGTGGAATGGCAAGGGGTCGACGTAATTTATTTCACATCCGGATTGGCGCCGAGACCGCGGGGTGAACCGAAAGATTTTCGGCAGGCCCCCCTTGACGGAACGGCTGTGATGCGGGTTACATGGTGTGAGCACGAAGTTCCACCATCCAGAAACATCGAGTCGAATCCGGTTTCCAAAATCGGTTGTAAGGGTGTTCAGCCCTGGATGGTGCAAGCAACTCAAGCAGGATGAAAGAGCTGACCACCCCATGAACATTTCCAGTTTCAATGCACTCGACTCGAATGCCGCTGCCGCAGTCCTTCAACCATGTGCCGACATCGATCGCTGGGTTGAAGCCATTGTTGCTGCCCGCCCGTTCGCTTCGGCCAACGAACTGCTGGAAACCGCAGCAACCGCTGCATCCCCCTTCACCGAAGCGGAAATCGACGCAGCCCTGGCCCACCACCCCCGCATCGGGGAACGCGCCGCCGGCTCCTCGGCGGAAGCCACGCTCAGCCACCTCGAACAATCCGGCCTGGACATCGACGAGCGGATAGCAGCAGACCTCCTGGTTGGAAACCGCGCCTACGAAGAGCGGTTCTCCCGCGTCTTCCTCATCCGGGCAGCGGGACGAACCAGCGAAGAAATCCTTGCCGAACTGCACCGGCGCCTCGCCAACGACCCCGCCACCGAGATGGCGGAAGTCGGCGAACAGCTGCGCGCCATCGCGCTGTTGCGCCTCACCTCGGCCTTCGACGCCGTGCCCGCGCAATAGAACGCGCCCCCGGACCTTTTCACTTCCACTCATCGAACCCCAAAGGAGTCTCTTGATGAGCGCCACCCAGACTGAACGCAGTCACATCACCACCCATGTACTCGACACCGGGACCGGGAGGCCTTCCTCCGGTGTCAAGGCCACGCTGGAAGCCAAGGCGGCATCCGGCTGGCAAGAAATCGGAACCGGGGTGACCGACCGCGACGGGCGGATCGCGAACCTCGGCCCGACACAGGTAGAAGCAGGGCACTACCGCATCACCTTCGATACGGGTGCCTACTTTGGAAAGACGGGCACGGAAACCTTCTTTCCCGAGGTGGTGATCGGCTTCAGTATCACGGACACGGCCGATCACTACCACGTACCTCTTCTTCTCAGCCCGTTTGCATTTTCCACGTACCGA encodes:
- the uraD gene encoding 2-oxo-4-hydroxy-4-carboxy-5-ureidoimidazoline decarboxylase, coding for MNISSFNALDSNAAAAVLQPCADIDRWVEAIVAARPFASANELLETAATAASPFTEAEIDAALAHHPRIGERAAGSSAEATLSHLEQSGLDIDERIAADLLVGNRAYEERFSRVFLIRAAGRTSEEILAELHRRLANDPATEMAEVGEQLRAIALLRLTSAFDAVPAQ
- the uraH gene encoding hydroxyisourate hydrolase, giving the protein MSATQTERSHITTHVLDTGTGRPSSGVKATLEAKAASGWQEIGTGVTDRDGRIANLGPTQVEAGHYRITFDTGAYFGKTGTETFFPEVVIGFSITDTADHYHVPLLLSPFAFSTYRGS